One stretch of Fibrobacter sp. UBA4297 DNA includes these proteins:
- a CDS encoding metallophosphoesterase family protein, translated as MEKKVLKIGQISDTHIGADASCVQDIDVRKNFLTAYNADSMKNLDLLVISGDLADEESPEAYAYIAGILEDCKVPVCIIPGNHDKLEIMEKFFDLNGKVHNGRCYYRYDIAGRSIFFLDSADGTVSSDQLRWLEEETAKVEGEVLLFLHHPPCHCNHKFMDLRYAMKNIDEVQATLSKINNLKYIFVGHYHSEMVEKIGDKTVFVTPSTQMQIDPNSSVFCLSSAAPGWRVVEWGENFMETKVYFSNTP; from the coding sequence ATGGAAAAAAAGGTTCTTAAGATTGGTCAAATCTCTGATACCCACATCGGTGCTGATGCGAGTTGTGTCCAGGATATTGATGTTCGCAAGAATTTTTTGACTGCTTACAATGCCGATTCGATGAAAAACCTGGACCTTCTTGTGATATCGGGCGACCTGGCCGATGAGGAGAGTCCGGAAGCCTATGCCTATATCGCCGGCATCCTAGAGGATTGCAAAGTCCCGGTGTGCATCATTCCCGGAAATCACGACAAGTTGGAGATTATGGAAAAGTTCTTCGACTTGAATGGGAAGGTTCACAATGGCAGGTGCTATTACCGTTACGATATTGCCGGGCGTTCTATTTTCTTTTTGGACAGTGCGGACGGAACGGTTTCGAGCGACCAGCTGCGTTGGTTAGAAGAAGAGACGGCGAAGGTAGAAGGCGAGGTCCTTTTGTTCTTGCACCATCCGCCATGCCATTGCAACCACAAGTTCATGGACTTGCGCTATGCGATGAAGAACATCGACGAAGTCCAGGCGACGCTTTCGAAGATAAATAATCTCAAGTACATTTTTGTCGGGCACTACCATAGCGAGATGGTCGAGAAGATTGGAGACAAGACGGTCTTTGTGACACCATCGACGCAGATGCAGATTGATCCGAATAGTTCGGTATTTTGTCTGAGTTCTGCTGCACCGGGCTGGCGCGTAGTTGAGTGGGGCGAAAATTTTATGGAAACAAAGGTTTATTTTTCAAATACCCCTTGA
- a CDS encoding bactofilin family protein: MASKNEQEFTQIGRSVQVNGDIAGKTDLRIAGKVYGNVSIDGELILEKLAIIEGDVKCGAAILAGVIKGNVDCKSKLLLQDNAKIIGNVKAEQLIINEGAILQGNCDMNESQARKKKE; the protein is encoded by the coding sequence ATGGCAAGCAAGAACGAACAGGAATTCACTCAAATTGGGAGAAGTGTTCAGGTTAATGGCGACATAGCCGGAAAAACGGATTTGCGCATCGCCGGAAAAGTTTACGGAAACGTCTCTATCGATGGAGAGTTAATTCTCGAAAAGCTTGCTATTATAGAGGGCGACGTCAAATGTGGCGCCGCTATTCTTGCTGGTGTCATCAAAGGGAATGTAGATTGCAAAAGCAAACTCCTATTGCAGGATAATGCCAAAATTATCGGAAACGTAAAAGCAGAGCAGCTCATCATCAACGAGGGAGCCATCCTTCAGGGCAACTGCGACATGAACGAATCGCAGGCAAGAAAGAAAAAAGAATAA
- a CDS encoding M23 family metallopeptidase: MSRKYYTIQIIPENTTGARKYRISSKQFWLFHIGLVLVAIILILFIVHIAKINKTLANYEKMRVHNAQLIKQNANYEELFSRLDSLWIMENRIQNIFETFLENDSNKINSIIERNRFAHVPSEKNHIDFEGIHNWLTTDEKIRLERIPNVIPAVGIISKKFSYENKHLGIDISARKGNPVFASGSGKVTFAGNSGDLGNTVVIDHQNGYKSSYSHLKSIRTRRGANVTKGDVIGYVGDTGNTSGPHLHYSITKNNVPQDPETIFTY, encoded by the coding sequence GTGAGTCGTAAGTATTACACTATCCAGATTATTCCGGAAAACACGACCGGTGCAAGGAAGTACCGCATATCGAGCAAGCAGTTTTGGTTGTTCCATATCGGGCTTGTCCTAGTCGCTATCATTCTTATTTTGTTCATTGTCCATATCGCAAAAATCAACAAGACTCTTGCGAACTATGAAAAGATGCGCGTGCATAACGCCCAGCTGATCAAGCAAAACGCAAACTATGAAGAGCTCTTCTCGAGACTTGATTCGCTATGGATCATGGAAAATAGAATCCAGAATATCTTCGAGACATTCCTCGAAAACGACTCCAACAAAATCAACAGCATCATCGAGCGCAACCGTTTTGCGCACGTACCGTCCGAAAAGAACCACATCGACTTCGAAGGAATCCACAACTGGCTAACGACCGACGAAAAAATCCGCCTGGAACGCATCCCGAACGTGATTCCGGCGGTCGGCATTATCAGTAAAAAGTTTTCATACGAAAATAAGCACCTGGGAATCGACATCTCGGCCCGCAAGGGAAACCCGGTCTTTGCATCGGGTAGCGGAAAGGTCACATTCGCAGGTAACAGTGGCGATCTCGGAAACACAGTTGTCATCGACCACCAGAACGGTTACAAGTCATCCTATTCACATCTCAAAAGTATAAGAACTCGAAGGGGAGCGAACGTTACAAAAGGAGATGTCATTGGCTATGTTGGCGATACCGGCAACACGAGCGGTCCGCACTTGCATTACTCCATTACCAAGAACAACGTTCCGCAAGATCCAGAAACGATATTTACTTACTAG